One region of Acinetobacter lwoffii genomic DNA includes:
- a CDS encoding BrnA antitoxin family protein, with amino-acid sequence MSTVRYSRKELNEKFSEKQDAEIERLLTKGTVPDDQLDLSDIPEITDWSNAVRHNQFYRPVKQQTSIRLDADVLAWFKAQGKGYQTRMNEILRDAMLKELKNHQ; translated from the coding sequence ATGAGCACGGTTAGATACTCACGCAAAGAACTAAATGAAAAATTTAGTGAGAAGCAAGATGCTGAAATCGAACGCTTGCTTACGAAGGGGACGGTTCCTGATGATCAGCTAGATTTATCAGATATTCCTGAAATTACAGACTGGAGCAATGCTGTACGCCATAATCAATTCTATCGCCCAGTGAAGCAACAGACCTCCATTCGTTTAGATGCTGATGTACTTGCATGGTTTAAAGCTCAAGGTAAAGGCTATCAAACCCGGATGAATGAGATTCTGCGAGATGCTATGCTGAAAGAATTAAAAAATCATCAATAA
- a CDS encoding BrnT family toxin, whose amino-acid sequence MEQYFEWDEAKNRKNQKKHDISFETASLVFDDPLRISIQDRHTDGEERWQTIGRVKGVLMLLVAHTIFDEDDCEIIRIISARQVTKAERDKYEHG is encoded by the coding sequence ATGGAACAATATTTCGAATGGGATGAGGCAAAGAATCGAAAGAATCAGAAAAAGCATGATATCTCTTTCGAAACTGCAAGCCTTGTCTTTGATGATCCATTAAGGATATCAATCCAGGACAGACATACTGATGGTGAAGAACGTTGGCAAACCATTGGAAGAGTAAAAGGCGTACTAATGCTATTAGTAGCTCACACCATCTTTGATGAAGATGACTGTGAAATCATACGAATCATTAGTGCAAGACAAGTCACTAAGGCGGAGCGCGATAAATATGAGCACGGTTAG
- a CDS encoding addiction module antidote protein yields the protein MAIKLRKWDSAEHLKTEEDMQAYLQACIDESNGDAAFIAKALGNIAKAKGMAQLSRDTGLGRESLYKALSGDVNPSFDTVIKVVKALNLRLAI from the coding sequence ATGGCTATCAAACTTCGTAAATGGGACAGTGCTGAACACCTTAAAACAGAAGAAGATATGCAAGCTTACCTACAAGCCTGTATCGATGAATCTAATGGTGATGCGGCATTCATTGCAAAAGCTTTAGGTAATATTGCAAAAGCTAAGGGAATGGCTCAATTATCAAGAGACACTGGTTTAGGCCGAGAAAGTCTTTATAAAGCACTTTCTGGCGATGTAAATCCAAGCTTTGATACTGTTATTAAAGTCGTAAAAGCATTGAATTTACGCTTAGCAATTTAA
- a CDS encoding type II toxin-antitoxin system RelE/ParE family toxin codes for MYSIYTTEVFDDWFTKLKDQQAKRRIQVRIDRVEDGNFGDTEPVGEGVSELRFFFGPGYRIYYCKQGQRVVILLAGGDKSTQSKDIKLALQLAQDLEEEL; via the coding sequence ATGTACTCAATATATACCACTGAAGTCTTTGATGACTGGTTTACCAAGTTAAAAGACCAGCAGGCAAAAAGACGCATACAAGTCCGAATTGATCGAGTTGAAGATGGAAACTTTGGAGATACTGAACCAGTCGGTGAAGGTGTCTCTGAATTACGTTTCTTCTTTGGACCTGGCTACAGGATCTATTACTGTAAGCAAGGGCAAAGGGTTGTTATTCTTTTAGCAGGCGGAGACAAGTCTACGCAAAGTAAAGATATAAAACTTGCTCTACAATTAGCACAAGATTTAGAGGAGGAGCTGTAA